The following coding sequences are from one Humulus lupulus chromosome X, drHumLupu1.1, whole genome shotgun sequence window:
- the LOC133806451 gene encoding uncharacterized protein LOC133806451: MAASASGKFCPARIYSSSLQVQQVGYYKAVWCKLSLPKHRFLLWQVVNSLLLTLDNLSRFKVHIESPLFPVCGEVDESHAHLFFDCSLSKQVLAHVCDWLDGNGWPAKFDSWRVWLASRKSVFIHQIATMILVASVYSIWRNRNNCIFELSSKSALSIVAEIKAVLHH; the protein is encoded by the coding sequence ATGGCTGCTAGTGCTTCAGGAAAATTTTGTCCTGCCAGAATCTATTCCAGCTCTCTTCAAGTTCAGCAGGTGGGCTATTACAAGGCTGTTTGGTGTAAGCTATCTCTACCTAAGCATAGGTTTCTGCTTTGGCAAGTAGTCAATTCTCTTCTACTTACTCTTGACAATCTGAGTCGGTTCAAAGTGCATATAGAATCTCCTTTATTCCCTGTTTGTGGAGAGGTTGATGAGAGTCATGCCCATCTCTTTTTTGATTGCTCATTGTCTAAGCAGGTGTTGGCTCATGTTTGTGACTGGTTAGATGGGAATGGCTGGCCTGCTAAATTTGACAGTTGGAGAGTTTGGTTAGCCAGCAGGAAGTCTGTGTTCATTCATCAGATTGCAACTATGATTCTAGTTGCTTCTGTTTACAGCATTTGGAGAAATCGTAACAATTGCATCTTTGAGTTATCTTCTAAGTCTGCATTGAGCATAGTTGCGGAAATTAAGGCTGTTCTTCATCATTGA